The proteins below are encoded in one region of Candidatus Zixiibacteriota bacterium:
- a CDS encoding thiosulfate sulfurtransferase: protein HEVAEIWADSGITPDKRVAFYCGTGWRASEAFFNAYMMGWPNIAVYDGGWMEWSSDPENPIEVGIPEDQVPAWQR from the coding sequence ACCATGAAGTAGCCGAAATCTGGGCCGACAGCGGAATCACGCCAGATAAGCGTGTTGCCTTCTATTGCGGAACCGGATGGCGTGCCAGCGAAGCGTTCTTCAATGCCTATATGATGGGCTGGCCGAATATCGCTGTATACGATGGCGGTTGGATGGAATGGAGCAGTGATCCGGAAAATCCGATCGAAGTCGGTATACCGGAAGACCAGGTGCCGGCCTGGCAGAGATAG
- the egtD gene encoding L-histidine N(alpha)-methyltransferase: MAQDIHTLLAMENTHPDYHKHEFAESILTGLTAKQKYIPAEYHYDAEGSRLFDRITELPEYYITKCEIDALRNNRDIIAEFLGEGAVNIIEFGPGDGKKTRSLVDHFLKLDLDFRYVAVDISHSALTQLADDYRARFPKLDFDCLVSNYASGLKWLNDRYGQRNLVLFLGSSIGNFSREQTDTFLKSLHDELNAGDLALIGFDLVKDEELIRKAYNDAQNVTSEFNLNLLRRINRELAGNFHLDGFRYTGRYSHAEKALKSYLISLKNQEVEIDALQKTIYFERDEAIHTEDSRKYSESDIERLANRNGFSVMANLYDSKRYFVDSIWEVRKPIIN; encoded by the coding sequence ATGGCTCAGGATATACATACTTTACTGGCGATGGAGAATACTCATCCTGATTATCACAAGCACGAGTTTGCGGAAAGCATACTGACCGGCCTGACTGCCAAACAGAAATATATTCCCGCCGAGTATCATTACGATGCCGAGGGAAGCCGGCTGTTTGACAGGATCACCGAACTTCCGGAATACTATATCACTAAATGCGAGATTGACGCGTTGCGTAACAATCGTGACATCATCGCTGAATTTTTGGGCGAAGGAGCGGTAAATATCATAGAATTCGGGCCTGGCGACGGCAAAAAGACCCGTTCATTGGTGGATCACTTTCTGAAGCTCGATCTGGATTTCAGATATGTGGCCGTGGATATTTCTCATTCCGCATTGACGCAGCTTGCCGATGATTACCGGGCACGTTTTCCAAAGCTCGATTTCGACTGTCTGGTGTCTAACTACGCTTCCGGTTTGAAGTGGCTTAATGACCGCTATGGCCAGCGTAACCTGGTGCTGTTTCTGGGATCGAGTATTGGCAATTTCAGCCGTGAGCAGACCGATACATTTCTGAAAAGCCTGCATGATGAGCTAAACGCTGGTGACCTGGCCTTGATCGGTTTTGATCTCGTAAAAGACGAAGAGCTTATTCGTAAAGCCTACAATGACGCGCAGAATGTCACTTCCGAGTTTAACCTGAACCTGCTCAGGCGGATCAATCGTGAACTGGCCGGGAATTTCCATCTGGACGGATTTCGTTATACCGGACGTTATTCCCACGCGGAAAAAGCGTTAAAAAGCTACCTGATCAGCCTTAAAAATCAGGAAGTCGAAATTGATGCGTTGCAAAAGACCATCTATTTCGAGCGTGATGAGGCGATTCATACCGAGGATTCACGCAAGTACAGCGAGTCAGATATCGAAAGGCTGGCCAACCGCAACGGCTTTTCTGTTATGGCAAACCTCTATGATTCCAAGCGCTATTTCGTCGATTCAATCTGGGAAGTCCGCAAGCCGATAATCAACTGA
- a CDS encoding GNAT family N-acetyltransferase: protein MREYTIHENIRDNVRLRNGYFEFIQTIFPGLDFKDWYEKGFWNDRYNPFCLTVDDRIISNASASEMNVLIEGEKKRAVQLGAVGTLGKYREQGYARVIMDYVLERYECSTDMFFLFANESVIDYYPRFGFKRANDVIFKSTSDIPEPDYRARKLDLSNSRDFDLLKKMITNRMILTERFGACGYEYVTFWHLLNLFPHCLHYLQDHNLIAVASQSADQLNVWDLIFTEPIEIDSILPGIMSEKPDAINFYFSPDIVKFNYDSVFSDDDAVLFVRGDINLPGADFKFPLTAQT from the coding sequence ATGCGAGAATATACAATTCATGAAAATATCAGGGATAACGTCCGTCTTCGAAACGGCTATTTCGAATTCATTCAAACCATCTTTCCAGGTCTCGATTTCAAGGACTGGTACGAGAAAGGATTCTGGAATGATCGCTATAATCCATTCTGCCTGACTGTCGATGATCGCATCATATCCAATGCCTCCGCTTCTGAGATGAATGTGCTGATTGAAGGCGAAAAAAAACGGGCGGTTCAGCTTGGCGCGGTTGGGACTCTCGGAAAATATCGCGAGCAGGGCTATGCCCGCGTAATCATGGATTACGTATTAGAACGATATGAATGCTCGACTGATATGTTCTTTTTGTTCGCCAATGAAAGCGTAATCGATTACTATCCGCGTTTCGGATTTAAGCGTGCCAATGATGTAATCTTTAAATCTACTTCAGACATTCCCGAACCTGATTATCGGGCCAGAAAACTTGACCTGAGTAATTCCCGGGATTTTGACCTGCTCAAAAAGATGATCACAAACAGGATGATCTTAACCGAACGTTTCGGAGCCTGCGGTTATGAATATGTTACATTCTGGCACCTGCTGAACCTTTTCCCCCATTGTCTGCATTACCTGCAGGATCATAACCTGATTGCGGTGGCATCGCAGTCCGCTGACCAACTGAATGTATGGGACCTGATTTTCACAGAACCGATTGAAATTGATTCTATTCTGCCGGGTATCATGAGTGAAAAACCTGATGCGATCAACTTCTATTTTTCACCTGATATCGTGAAATTCAATTATGATTCGGTCTTTTCCGATGATGACGCGGTATTGTTCGTGCGCGGAGATATCAACCTGCCCGGGGCGGATTTTAAGTTTCCATTGACAGCGCAAACTTAA
- a CDS encoding GHKL domain-containing protein, producing MPGKKSGTSRASLDPLPFDDSHYRDLTNKHIFRLLLTYLAPLLLLIVYFYIQYNALADEGRRMHLQAIAENMSNTLDLFINERIVNLSNIIDDPNFPTPPSTELMESYLIKLKTNSESFVDIGFLDSSGIQTAYEGPYPSLEKQDYSSEKWYRELIKSEGQFIITDLYLGFRQEPHFTIAVTRQKNDRNVVLRATLAPEKVYDYMRSLEGANEVSISIVNDDGYYQVVTPNAGSVLEKTGVIPPKKPKIGTDNFKVAGQDYEYTYSWLKTADWALIVQGTTSQSHGLFSGFRLKIAIIAAAIVLLTTVVIITRAKKLVELQKETDQTRAQLEHAAKLASVGELAAGIAHEINNPLAVINEEAGLMKDILNPDFDLDASPESLGEHLDTIQKMVFRCRDITHKLLGFVRKSEMDLKSNDINELLNSVVDGLLGPELNVSNIEIIRVYDKSLPEIVTDGNQLQQVFLNIVNNGMDACEEKPGKIILKTARDHDFVVIEISDTGKGMSKEQLEKIFLPFYTTKEVGKGTGLGLSVSYGIIKNLGGKIEVESEIGEGSTFRIYLPIDRDKI from the coding sequence ATGCCTGGGAAAAAAAGTGGCACGTCTCGTGCGTCCCTCGACCCTCTTCCATTCGATGATAGTCACTATCGTGACCTTACCAACAAACATATTTTCAGGCTTCTTTTAACCTACCTGGCACCTCTGCTTTTGCTAATTGTCTATTTCTACATCCAGTACAATGCCCTGGCCGATGAGGGCCGGAGGATGCACCTGCAGGCTATCGCGGAGAATATGTCCAATACACTGGATCTCTTCATAAACGAACGAATCGTCAATCTCTCGAACATCATTGACGACCCCAATTTCCCGACACCCCCCTCGACCGAGTTGATGGAATCCTATTTGATCAAGCTGAAAACTAACAGCGAATCGTTTGTCGACATCGGATTTCTCGATTCCTCCGGGATCCAAACCGCTTATGAGGGCCCTTATCCCTCCCTTGAAAAACAGGATTACAGTTCTGAGAAATGGTACCGCGAATTGATCAAAAGCGAAGGGCAGTTTATCATAACCGACCTGTATCTCGGTTTCCGCCAGGAACCTCACTTCACAATCGCGGTCACCCGTCAGAAGAACGACCGCAATGTTGTCCTGCGCGCGACTTTAGCTCCCGAAAAGGTTTATGATTACATGCGTTCGCTGGAAGGCGCCAACGAGGTCTCGATATCGATTGTCAACGATGACGGCTACTACCAGGTTGTAACCCCCAATGCCGGGTCGGTGCTCGAAAAAACCGGAGTGATTCCGCCCAAAAAACCGAAAATAGGCACCGATAATTTCAAGGTAGCCGGTCAGGATTACGAGTATACCTATTCATGGCTCAAGACTGCCGACTGGGCCCTGATAGTCCAGGGCACGACCAGCCAGTCGCATGGGCTCTTCAGTGGATTCCGCCTCAAAATAGCCATCATAGCCGCCGCGATAGTTCTGTTAACGACCGTGGTGATCATAACCCGCGCAAAAAAGCTGGTCGAACTGCAGAAAGAAACCGACCAGACCCGGGCCCAGCTCGAACATGCCGCCAAACTCGCTTCGGTGGGTGAACTGGCCGCCGGAATCGCCCATGAAATCAACAATCCGCTGGCGGTAATAAATGAAGAAGCCGGACTGATGAAGGATATACTCAATCCCGATTTCGACCTGGATGCATCACCGGAGAGCCTGGGCGAACATCTCGATACAATCCAGAAGATGGTCTTCAGGTGTCGGGATATCACACACAAACTTTTGGGCTTCGTGCGCAAAAGCGAGATGGACTTGAAATCAAACGACATCAACGAACTGCTCAACAGTGTGGTCGATGGACTCCTGGGACCTGAATTGAACGTATCCAACATTGAGATAATCCGTGTCTATGACAAAAGCCTGCCCGAAATCGTTACCGACGGCAATCAACTCCAGCAGGTCTTTTTGAACATCGTCAACAACGGCATGGATGCGTGCGAGGAAAAACCGGGCAAAATTATCCTGAAGACTGCCCGTGATCATGATTTCGTGGTTATCGAGATATCGGACACTGGAAAGGGAATGAGCAAAGAACAGCTTGAAAAGATATTTCTTCCAT